The Apium graveolens cultivar Ventura chromosome 6, ASM990537v1, whole genome shotgun sequence genome contains a region encoding:
- the LOC141664280 gene encoding uncharacterized protein LOC141664280: MSRKNTVVHCTYCKAQGHNWRSCATRKNDDKKKAEAEGKEFTEGKTKVKCKNCGKEGHNSRTCKVPKQVPNWHRVETEQPHEVFHNESTEAQQAQGEGPSNSRPNRAKRSAQGQERSPMGQTEGRGFTTLKGLKASKRVKKTQVQAEQSAKKKPWKP; this comes from the exons ATGAGCAGGAAGAATACAGTTGTGCACTGCACTTATTGTAAAGCCCAAGGACATAACTGGAGGAGTTGTGCAACTAGG AAAAATGATGACAAGAAGAAGGCTGAAGCAGAGGGTAAAGAATTCACTGAGGGAAAGACAAAAGTCAAGTGTAAGAATTGTGGTAAAGAGGGACACAATTCCAGGACTTGTAAAGTGCCA AAACAAGTGCCAAATTGGCATAGGGTTGAAACTGAGCAGCCTCATGAAGTTTTCCATAATGAAAGCACGGAGGCCCAACAGGCCCAGGGGGAAGGTCCTTCTAATTCCAGGCCAAATAGAGCTAAAAGGTCTGCACAAGGTCAGGAAAGAAGTCCTATGGGACAGACAGAGGGCAGGGGTTTTACTACTTTGAAAGGTTTGAAGGCTTCAAAGAGAGTTAAAAAAACACAAGTTCAAGCAGAACAAAGTGCCAAGAAGAAGCCCTGGAAGCCTTGA